The Opisthocomus hoazin isolate bOpiHoa1 chromosome 2, bOpiHoa1.hap1, whole genome shotgun sequence genomic interval tggaggtacaaaaggtattgagtgatttgctcatctccatccaaaaggctagCTTTTGCTGGAACAGAAGTTCCTGGAATGGCAAGAATTCTACCAAAAGGTTGTCTTGGAGTGTTTCTGAGatcccataaaactaagttcaaagcttctggccattttaatccaatttgtttacaaaccttaactaactTCTCCTTAATGGTTctattcatcctttctacttgTCCAGAGGACTCTGGATGATATGGGGTGTGTCATTGTTGTCTAATTCCTAAAGCATGATATATGTGAACCAAAATAGCTGCCGTAAAGTGTGCTCCCCTGTCTGAGTCAATTATTTCTGGAACGCCATATCatggaattaattcttttaagaagatcttaactgctgattttgaatcatactttcttgttgggaaagcttctACCCATCCAGATAACTGATCTACAGTCACTAACAAGTGTGCATAACCCAGAGTCttaggcatctcagcataatcagtttggagcttttgaaaaggaaaggtggccggAGGCCTTTTACCTTGTGGCGGGTTAATTCGCAACGTAGCATATTGCTTGAAGAGTTTACAATTCTCACAAACTCTTCGTGCTGCAGCAtaaattcctggtgctgcccacagTCTTTGGATTTGGGAGGCTGTGCTCTCCGGTCCTCCATGAGGTTTCTCATGGAACCAACGGGTTAAGGGTAATAAATACCTTGTTGGCAACAGAggtttgttgttcaaaatccattgctctccttgTCTCTGAGCTCCTAGTCGTTCCCATAAGGATCGTTCATCTTCGGTTAAGGATTCATAGAGTTGGCACACGTCCAGTGGGCTTGTCCATTCTTCCTTCgtttgcagtgcagccataagATGGTTGCAATGCCTAGCAACTGCTCGGGCTGCTTGGTCAGCCAAGTGGTTACCTCTTGAGATggcatcttgttttcctgtgtgagcTTTAATATATATTACCGCTAAAGCTGTCAGCAATTGAATCGCTTCCAGtaaatcttttatctgctttccatgagcaatcgtttttcctgctgaagttagaaatcctctctctttccagaggGCACCTGTTGCATGACACACTCCAAAAGCGTATTTTGACTCAGTATAAAtgctcacttttttcccttttgcataccTGGCTCCTTCTGTCAGTGCGACAACTTCCACACCTTGCGctcccagagacaaaggtagagGTCCAGCAATTAATACCGTTGTGTCTGTCATCACCGCAAAACCCATAGCCCGTCGTCCTTTATCATAATATGATGATCCATCTGTGAAAAGACTCACCTCTGGGTTATCAAGTGGTTGATCTGTTATGTCGTCTTGTGACTTgctagtaaatgttaaaatttgcatAACAATGTGGCAGGGTTAAGCATGTtgcacctttccaatttcaaattgtcAGCTAATAACAATACCAGTTCATAACAatgtgctctttggggtgaaCAAAATTTCCACCTCATGGGGTACACATACGGTTAGTGCATGTCCTAAAACAATTGACCAAGATTTTTCTACTATCTCAGCTGTAGCTTCAAGTCTTCGAATACAAAACGGAGCTCCTTTTACTACAGGATCTAACGTAGttgaaaaataagctactggtctttcatgaggccctaaagtttggactaaaattcctctggctgttccctttACCTCATCACAATAAAGTTTAAAGGGTTTGGTATAATCAGGGAGTCCTAATGCTGGGGCATTCAATAACGCATTccgaaaagctttttctctttcagatccccATGCTACAGGTTCCACCTCCTCATTCCTAGTTGCTTCATGCaacagttttgttatttcacttaATCCAGGGATCCAAGGTGTGCAAAATCCAGCTTGCCCTAAAAATCCCCTTAACTGCTTCTTAGTGGtaggtcttggcagttcctgtattattttaactctttcaggatcaatttctctttttcccggacttaataaaaatcccaggtactttaccttagtctggcaaaactgcagtttggatggagagactcgaagacccttctgcaccaattgacaacacaaatatttagtatcaagtatacaattttcttttgtcttactcacaagtaaaagatcatccacatattgtataaGAACAGGCAAACAGGGAAGATTTAAATCTGGTAAATCATTTCTCAAAATatgagagaaaatagtgggtgaTAAAACCTTGCGGCAatcgtgtccaggttaactgtttcccttgccaggtgAAGGCAGAAATATGTTGGctttgttctgctattggtaTACTAAAAAAGGCTCCTGTTACATCAAGCACAGTGTAATATTGGCCCCAAGGTGGTATTTCAGTTAATATCAAACTCGGGTCTGGAGCAACTGGATGGGGTGCAATGACATGCTCATTAACTGCTcgtaaatcttgaacaaacctatattcagggtctccgtcgttgtccaacctgtttttacttacaggtagAATTGGGGTATTATAAGGGCTCCTACATTCCTTTAGAATTCCCCcttttaagaatttatcaatttgtttaccaatactaggaattgcttctgaaactattaGATATTGTCGAATAGAAGGAggtgtccctccttttgtttggattaccacaggttcagctgattttaacagccctgcttcatctccagaagtgctccataattcatgaggaatatcagagagttcctcagggatctttttttcctcctttttattttctggtattttgattaaagacatcCCAGTTACTATTAGTTGGATACCAGTTGGAGTTTaagagatacaagtgccaaattcttgcaataaatcccgtcccagcaaagacacaggtgttTCAGGGGAGATGCCAAACTTTCCccaagccatttttcctcccaatatCACTGGAAGGGGAAGCGAAAGGGGCAATTTCttacctcccaccactccatctaccttgatttttttctcctgataattgcgGAACAAAAAAGCTTAATAACGATATAGTTGCTACCGTATCTACTAGAAGattgacaaaagtaccatttacctttgctgtgatGTGACCGTTATGATCTACCTTAACTCCAACCACTTCCATCAGttactgtgagtgaggtctgggaggttTTTCTCCATAGTTTCTAACTTCGACTGCcgaagtcactggtctcaaggggcatGCGCGCTGTATATGACCTGAATTACCACAATGAAAACGTTCAGGAGTGTTAAAATACGGGGAAACAGAgggaggaagacctctgcctctttgacctcttcctctgattcctctgTGGGGAAATCCCTGGCATCTTCCTCTTTGGCTACAATTCTGAGCAATTGCTGCATCGAGCAagctgatttctctttctttttctttacgttctctcttcctctctgccttcagtttctccccttcttgcttctgttgttcttcactccttccatcaaaaacaaaagttgctatgcTCAGAATTTTAGTCAAAGTTTCGCGTTGCCAGCCTGGCATGTGTTTTCGGAAATATTTATCAATGTCAGGAGAAGATTGGTCCACAAACACACTTAGGGCCAACGGTTCCTGCAAATTTTCACAAGCCATTCCCCCATATTTTTAAAGTGTAGCTTTTAGTATTCCCCAATAATCGCTGGGATGTTCATTAGGTTTTTGCCTACATTCCATTACTTTGGTCCAATTTGTGACTCATTCTCCAGTTCGCCAAACTGCTTCAACTATTGTTGAGCAGCAGTTTGATAtgcttgaagtccttctgtggTAGTTACAGCCCAGCCTGGATTTTTCTCAGGACATGGATGAagtccatttcccctctgagccatttccctgtctttttgtaaaattttttctctttcgtcTGGTTCGAATAGTTCCcggaggagagttcttacatcacTCCAATATGGAAAATAATCATTTATGATGCCAGGTCATAATTGAGCACATTTTTCGGCATCATCTcggcatttttgcttgccaagaTACTAAatttccttgtttccaaggttcatgtcttACCACGGCTTGGACTGCAAGGACCTCTGGcggggctcctggtccagccctcGGGTTTGGAATGCAATCCAGTTTCACGGGATACATTCCAAtcccttttgaggtagaattatcatcgtctgcctccggagcagagggagcaaagggagcagagggtgataagCGACCTCCATTGttatgattacctgcaggtttccttctttgctgggcccaattataccaaatatacTAGTAATCAATGTCTTGAGTGCCTGCATCCTCTGGAATTATTCATCAAAATTATAACTTGTGTATCTTAAAAGCTCCCCTAGGGGCCACACATCCATAGGTCCacctcctctagttctagtgagaaatggccattcctcctgacataatagtatcaatttctttttctgcaaagtctgagacgaaggtatcttactccaattttcaaaaacctcagcaaggggcgtccccctttccacgctgggtgtagttcctgtatcaaatacttcaagcaaaatttaaacacgaGAGAAAATCTCAGCAATCAGTCTGAACACCCTCGAGACCGAAAGCTCTCGGACTCACCCAGTCCTTTTGTTTGGCGCCGGCACTTTGAGCGTTGGTCTCGGGTGTTCCCAGAAAGATCCTGAGTATCCGTCTCCTGTGTCAGTGTCAAAATGTGGCATCAGCCGGCTCTCCAGTGCGGGGagagggcggggccggggcggggccgtggGCGGAGCATGTGTTTGGGGTGGGGCGGGGCTTATTCCGGGGCGGGGCAGTtctggggcgggggcggagccatgggcgggtgcagagctgggaggggcgtggccggggccggggcgtgagcagtgctgggagaggggcggggccgggggcggggcccccGCGCCTCGGAGAATTCCTCGCTGCTTGAGCCAGAGCCCCGACGGGCCCGCTGCGGGGGCGGTGTCAGTGACTGCGCTGCTCTGCAGGGCCCCTTCTGCTGCCGGCTGCGGGGAACctccagggagagagagagatccaGCCGCGACAGTCCGGGCTCGTCTCTCGCACTCCGGGAAGGGACGATGTGACGAGACAGGGCTGCCGCCTTCTCCTCCAGAACGCCCCTGGCGCTCGCTTGGCTTCGTGTGGCCGCAGTGTGGGGAAACACGGCCAGGCGGAGGACTTTCTCATAAACAGGCACTTCTGTGTGAGCCGCCAAAAAGGCCCCAAACCCCCCCACAAAAAGGAAAGGGCAGAATAATCGAGGCCGAACCCCACCGGTCCCTCCCCGAGAGAGCATTCGGACGTCAGAACTCCGGCCTGgcccaggccgtgccctgggagcgCCGAGCACCGgcagcagacagctgctctctccgGAGGGAACGAAACGGGGATGCTTCCCCTCCCCGGCGAGGCGGGACCGCGGCTCCCAGCACAACGGCAGCGCCGCCAGGAGcccgctggccgccgccgccccccgccccgcctcggccCGCTCACCCGGCGCGGGACGGAGGAGCCCAGGGGCGTGGCCAAGGCGCCGAaccgcggcggccgcccccgccccgacccccggcactgcgcccgccgcagcccggccccgcccctgctCCGCCCCCGCATCGTGcccgccccgacccccggcactgcgcccgccgcagcccggccccgcccctgctCCGCCTCCGCATcgtgcccgccccggccccagccccggccccgcccctcacccAGCACTGCCCCGCCTCCGGCCTCGCACCGcctccggcaccgcccccgcccctcccagcTCTCGCCTGCCACGCCCCAggcaccgcccccccccggtCCCGGAACCGGCCCCGGCCTCGCTCCGCCCCCACATTGCCCCCGTCCCGCCTCTCTCCCAGCACTGCGCCTGCTCCgcccccggcaccgcccccggcaccccggcaccccggcaccgccggcagaaGGGACACCCGAGAGGGGCAGCCGGCCCGGCTCAGgcccgcccgcagctcccggcacccTCGGCCGCCAGCCCCGacggccgccgggcccccgcggggtacccggggagcggcggagcgaGCTTTCCTCTCGCCGCCTGCGGAGTCCCCCGTGGCTGCGTGGGCCGCGGGAGAACGAGCCCGAGGGGGCTGCGGAGGCCGTGGCGGCCCTCCCGCCCCGTCACCTCGGTCAGGGGCAAAGCTCCGCTCGCCAGAGCACTCCATGGACACCCCCGAAACCCACTGCATCGAGCCTGGAATCTGCATCAGCTTCCGAGCAACCGCTCCGTTTCTGTGAGGACGTCATTTATTGAGcgctctctgttcctctgtctcaGCAGAGCTCTCCCTCGCTGCTTTCGGGGGCGGCTCGGGGGCCTCGTCTCTCCTTCACCTTCTTCCGGGAACTCTGTTCCGTACAGTCCTGAGAAAGACTTTGAGACACTTCAAAAAGTTCTGTTAAACttactcctctttctgaaatTTAACCTACTGACCTATGACATTGATCTTGCTACACCTTCTCATTCTGATCTTACGCTGGGTCAGCTGGTGTTTAACCCAACCATGGCAAGGCCTACTCAGGGCACAGCTGAGAGCAGCATTCCACCCCCGTGTGGTTTcctaacacacctgtattcacacgGCTGAGGccatgttctagttctatgattttatgctgTCCTGTAGTCATAATCAAGCTTCTCTACAATCGCTCTCTcgcaccctgcctgctgcactCCCTTCCCGACACCGGCCGTCTGGGCAGACGCACCCTCGGCCTCTGCTTCCAGAGGGACACGGGCTCTGCCAAGGGCTCTGCTCCACACGGGAACGCAGGCCCCAGCCTCAGGCTGGGAACAGGGAAACGCTCTCCCTCGGCGAGGGAGCTCACCTAACAGACGCCATTCCAGGGTTCTGGAtttcccccagcccctctccccccaggccAGACCTTCAGGCACGCGGGGGACGAGACCCGGGTGAGCGGCGCTGTCTGGCCGCGGCCAACAGATGGGTCTGGCTGGGTATTTCCACTGCCCGGCGCACCCCCTCCCCGACAGCCACACCAGACTCGGGCTGCAGCGTCGTGCAGAGCTCTGCCCGTCAGCGCGGCCACAGCAGCTTTTCACGAGAGCTTTCCTGCTGCTCAcctggctctgcagctcagctcagCGGTGACTGCAGCACACGGGAGACTCCTCCTGTGAAGAAAGTGCAAGGATTTCCTTTTGGTCTCCAGCCTGGCCGGGGCCACGCTCTCTATTCAACTTCTACAGGGCCTGTactggggggctgctgccacGGGGACCGGCCGTTGTTCCTCTGCGTGGCCAGAGCCTCCTCCCACCACCTAAGATTCTGCTCCCACCTGTCTGGAAGCAGGCGTCCTGTGCTGGTCAGGGAGAGAAAATCCGCACGCGTCTGGCAGCGGCCGATCCCTGCAacacctcttcagcctcctccgctCACGTTCCACCTGCGTGTTGGGTGGGAGAAAGGGTCACAGAAACCGGCCTCCAGACAAGGAGCAAAGGGGCCTCTGGACATCATGGCAAGGAGATGTCTGCTCAGAGCCTGTTAATTGCACCAGACAACGCTGGGGGCAAAAAGCACTTGGAGTAGACtatggaagagaaagaacaagaggaaac includes:
- the LOC142364614 gene encoding uncharacterized protein LOC142364614; translated protein: MQILTFTSKSQDDITDQPLDNPEVSLFTDGSSYYDKGRRAMGFAVMTDTTVLIAGPLPLSLGAQGVEVVALTEGARYAKGKKVSIYTESKYAFGVCHATGALWKERGFLTSAGKTIAHGKQIKDLLEAIQLLTALAVIYIKAHTGKQDAISRGNHLADQAARAVARHCNHLMAALQTKEEWTSPLDVCQLYESLTEDERSLWERLGAQRQGEQWILNNKPLLPTRYLLPLTRWFHEKPHGGPESTASQIQRLWAAPGIYAAARRVCENCKLFKQYATLRINPPQGCWERDLDPSFSRPERY